In a genomic window of Melitaea cinxia chromosome 25, ilMelCinx1.1, whole genome shotgun sequence:
- the LOC123665995 gene encoding WD repeat domain-containing protein 83 — MTESQQLSNIVTIKCKQQVVRAVRFNIDGSYCLTCGADKKIKLWNPHNQLLLKTYGGHANEVLDAAGSCDSSHIISCSSDKSVILWDVTTGQPVRRYRGHASSVTCVKFNEESTMAVSGSVDNTVSFWDVVSRRQEPVQILKDAKDTITSIQVTDHEVLTSSVDCHMRLYDMRVGKMFSDYIGHIITYASMTHDGQCYVLSCADNTIKLFDKDSGELLNTFSGHECKDFLLENSVNEKDSNIISGSATGEIFYWDLVSSRCTQKLVHSKKPVVSLSHHPTDNYLLTASEDEVVLWGVPKMEE, encoded by the coding sequence atgacCGAATCACAGCAATTATCAAATATTGTAACTATTAAATGCAAGCAGCAAGTTGTCCGTGCGGTACGCTTCAATATCGACGGCTCCTATTGCCTAACATGTGGCGCTGACAAGAAAATTAAGCTCTGGAATCCTCACAATCAATTACTACTAAAAACCTATGGTGGACACGCAAACGAAGTGTTAGACGCAGCCGGATCATGTGATAGCAGTCATATTATATCGTGTAGTAGTGATAAATCTGTGATATTATGGGATGTGACAACGGGACAACCTGTACGACGGTATAGAGGACACGCTAGTTCTGTAACCTGTGTAAAATTTAACGAGGAATCGACGATGGCGGTGTCTGGATCTGTAGACAATACTGTATCTTTCTGGGACGTCGTCAGTCGAAGGCAGGAACCCGTACAGATACTAAAAGATGCAAAAGACACTATAACCTCCATACAGGTTACCGACCACGAAGTTTTAACATCGTCTGTAGATTGTCACATGCGTTTGTATGATATGCGTGTAGGTAAAATGTTCTCAGACTATATTGGGCATATTATTACATATGCAAGTATGACACACGATGGTCAGTGCTACGTTTTAAGCTGTGCAgacaatacaataaaactatttgATAAAGATTCTGGCGAATTATTAAATACGTTTTCAGGTCACGAATGTAAAGACTTTTTGCTTGAAAATTCCGTGAATGAGAAAGATAGTAATATTATCTCTGGTTCGGCAACTGGGGAGATATTTTATTGGGATTTGGTTTCTAGTCGTTGTACTCAAAAGTTGGTGCATAGTAAAAAACCTGTGGTCTCCTTGAGTCACCATCCAACtgataattatttgttaacGGCGAGTGAAGATGAGGTTGTCTTGTGGGGTGTTCCAAAGATGGAAGAATAA
- the LOC123666231 gene encoding uncharacterized protein LOC123666231, with the protein MGAKTAVKLRNRGAAYKCDMCGRKLMTPDALVVHQRTAHNIITRRTKPKQVIKPVKASKVDIKARSEKKPLPTLKTPPKTSEKKVVSEKEAVQNEPTKDDQSEQKKKTVEFECPKCFRIFLTYFPAHKHIQKYHCVNRQGVKVTPNSPHLIQPVRIELCLKCNRKVKTIQTHVCDNKIEERGDSQEFMCTACEEWFPNLKSFNMHVLSSHGDDVESMFFPTSLEFTKWKTEMESQTKVTYAILDNYDSKRYYHCNFAKEDQENSNTTYFCPSTIVIQEFSKGIQVHYYKQHYKHCFAKYNLSDKYKKYSITSFLKRSEEYNNLPTQGSSENDMYIQFKNLMEGIVVDAAKINISALKVLIGKALDMTSILTNYDEEADDNSVEVHNSSQNMNDLQITKALEDKNLNIGKRKTSDENSLIDKKRMKIDVIKHEDIGPITSSPKIINSFSLANNADKDKYLKDDNKSNNISPLKQSNDIDQSPSSFNDSYKDFVVKNFPSKESNQVKPQSRVRRPVKTRIGQFKPNTSPRSNNEPKKIESDSKKVESESKKVESESKKVESDSKKVELDSKKVKLDSKKVELDSKKVELDSKKVESDSKKVQSESNKVESEPKKIESRKLNRISLDKPKVDFEYEVKEQKGGYNILILKI; encoded by the exons ATGGGTGCCAAAACTGCGGTTAAGTTACGGAACAGAGGTGCCGCGTATAAATGCGATATGTGCGGTCGTAAGTTAATGACGCCCGATGCGCTTGTAGTCCACCAACGTACCGCGCATAATATCATAACGCGGAGAACTAAACCTAAACAGGTCATTAAACCCGTTAAAGCCTCCAAGGTTGATATTAAAGCGAGATCCGAGAAAAAGCCGCTTCCTACACTCAAAACTCCTCCTAAAACCAGTGAAAAAAAAGTGGTTAGTGAGAAAGAAGCGGTCCAAAATGAACCGACTAAAGACGATCAGTCGGAGCAGAAGAAGAAAACGGTTGAATTTGAGTGTCCCAAGTGCTTCCGAATCTTTCTTACGTATTTTCCagcacacaaacacatacaaaaatatcacTGTGTAAATAGACAAGGCGTTAAAGT aacacCGAATTCACCACATCTCATCCAACCGGTACGAATCGAGCTGTGCCTTAAGTGTAATAGAAAAGTGAAGACGATACAGACGCATGTCTGTGACAATAAAATCGAGGAGAGGGGTGACAGTCAAGAATTTATGTGTACAGCTTGCGAAGAATGGTTTCCCAACTTAAAGAGCTTTAATATGCACGTGTTGAGCTCGCATGGAGACGACGTTGAGAGTATGTTCTTTCCGACGAGTCTAG AGTTTACAAAATGGAAAACGGAAATGGAGTCACAGACGAAAGTCACTTACGCGATACTAGATAACTACGATTCAAAAAGATACTACCACTGCAACTTCGCAAAAGAAGACCAAGAGAATAGCAACACAACATACTTCTGTCCATCAACGATCGTCATCCAAGAGTTTTCTAAAGGTATCCAAGTACATTATTACAAGCAACATTACAAACACTGCTTTGCAAAATACAATTTatcagataaatataaaaagtactcGATAACGTCGTTTCTGAAACGTTCTGAAGAGTACAATAATCTTCCGACTCAAGGTTCAAGTGAGAATGATATGTATATACAGTTTAAAAATCTCATGGAAGGTATAGTTGTCGACGCAGCTAAAATAAACATATCGGCTCTTAAAGTTCTTATAGGAAAAGCGTTGGATATGACATCGATATTGACTAATTACGATGAAGAAGCCGATGACAATTCAGTGGAAGTACACAATTCAAGTCAGAATATGAACGATTTGCAAATAACAAAAGCTCTTGaagataaaaatttgaatatagGCAAAAGAAAAACTAGCGATGAAAACTCTTTGAtagataaaaaaagaatgaaaattGATGTGATAAAGCATGAAGACATAGGTCCCATAACGTCGTcacctaaaataataaattccttTTCGTTAGCTAACAATGCGGATAAAGATAAGTATCTCAAAGatgataataaaagtaataatatttcacCATTGAAGCAATCAAACGATATAGACCAGTCACCGTCATCATTCAACGACTCATACAAAGATTTTGTCGTTAAGAATTTTCCATCCAAAGAGAGCAATCAAGTCAAGCCTCAGAGTAGAGTCAGAAGGCCAGTGAAAACAAGAATTGGGCAATTTAAACCAAATACATCACCCCGATCGAATAATGAGCCAAAGAAGATAGAATCAGATTCGAAAAAGGTAGAATCTGAATCGAAAAAGGTTGAATCAGAATCGAAAAAGGTAGAATCTGATTCGAAAAAGGTTGAATTAGATTCGAAAAAGGTTAAATTAGATTCGAAAAAGGTTGAATTAGATTCGAAAAAGGTTGAATTAGATTCGAAAAAGGTAGAATCAGATTCGAAAAAGGTTCAATCTGAATCGAATAAGGTTGAATCTGAGCCAAAAAAGATTGAATCAAGAAAGTTGAATCGTATCAGCTTAGATAAACCAAAAGTTGATTTTGAATATGAAGTAAAAGAACAGAAGGGAggctataatatattaatattaaaaatataa
- the LOC123665981 gene encoding sorting nexin-16 codes for MSTKPVLKMATVQKMESKIIKLTDNRPRDSMNNEISSTSSEDGNSDPISKFNNFYKSRYAESTHSDNEMETPRPIQPRNHYKSMGNINDFTNHTIQNSISNVDLSLHRSEIKKFESLRIPIVGYEVMEERARFTIYKLKVEDDKRDQSWLVFRRYTDFVRLYNRIKNEQPNILLPLPGKRWFRDNFQPAFLEERVRGLQTFVNAILNKLPNHPVVREFFCLDEPPQVFSYQPEVQAVYGALEDSITTLKVQLKQKDATIMHLQKRVALLEDQIKNCPTCSTNKSANI; via the exons ATGTCTACAA AACCGGTGCTGAAAATGGCGACAGTACAAAAGATggaatcaaaaataataaaattaacagacAACCGTCCAAGAGACAGCATGAACAATGAAATATCTTCAACATCGAGCGAAGATGGCAATTCAGACCCTATCTCAAAGTTCAACAACTTCTACAAATCTAGGTATGCAGAATCAACTCATTCAGACAACGAGATGGAAACACCTAGACCCATACAACCGAGAAACCATTACAAATCGATGGGTAACATCAACGATTTTACCAACCACACCATACAAAATAGTATAAGTAATGTAGATTTAAGTCTCCATAGGagtgaaataaagaaattcgAGTCTTTACGCATTCCAATCGTCGGTTATGAGGTTATGGAAGAAAGGGCAAGGTTCACGATATACAAGTTAAAAGTTGAGGACGACAAACGCGATCAGTCCTGGCTTGTGTTTAGGAGATACACGGATTTTGTTAGGCTGTATAATCGCATAAAAAATGAACAGCCGAACATCTTATTACCGTTGCCAGGGAAAAGGTGGTTTAGGGATAATTTTCAGCCAGCTTTTCTGGAGGAAAGAGTTAGGGGATTGCAGACGTTCGTCAACGCGATTTTGAATAAGCTTCCAAATCACCCAGTTGTGAGAGAATTCTTCTGTTTAGACGAACCGCCCCAAGTATTCAGCTACCAGCCTGAAGTTCAGGCAGTATACGGCGCGTTGGAAGATTCGATAACTACGCTGAAAGTTCAGTTGAAACAGAAGGACGCAACGATAATGCATTTACAGAAACGTGTTGCGCTTTTAGAAGATCAGATTAAAAACTGTCCGACTTGCAGTACAAATAAATCGGCCAATATTTAG